One Deltaproteobacteria bacterium DNA segment encodes these proteins:
- a CDS encoding TraB/GumN family protein encodes MNLKEMLSFFSSVKELKTIWKVERDGKGGYLAGTAHFFPYSLKKSLLHYIRKAKVVLFEGPLDEQSMNQVIENGSQAGGATALIEALDAQTIEKIKKSAGSLFRESDSFPLILPFAAKVQNHLHAHFQNLRPWMAFFHIWSNFLKERGWKHSVDLEAFNIATSLRKEIIFLETIEEQIAGMEGIPLERFTNFFKKIDQWEAWAKSHARLYLQGDIEAIMAVISEFPSRCPSIVENRDPVMFARMKGFFEKGQVIAFVGTSHIPGIKKRFLEAGYKVTRHYGG; translated from the coding sequence ATGAACCTAAAAGAGATGTTGTCATTTTTTTCTTCCGTAAAAGAACTCAAAACGATCTGGAAAGTTGAACGCGATGGGAAAGGGGGATATTTAGCCGGAACAGCCCATTTTTTCCCCTACAGTCTAAAAAAATCCTTACTTCATTATATCCGGAAAGCAAAGGTTGTTTTATTCGAGGGCCCTCTGGATGAACAAAGCATGAATCAGGTCATCGAAAATGGCTCCCAGGCCGGAGGAGCGACCGCGCTTATAGAAGCCCTGGATGCCCAAACGATCGAAAAAATCAAGAAGAGCGCCGGCTCGCTCTTCAGGGAGTCTGACTCCTTTCCCTTGATTCTTCCTTTTGCTGCCAAGGTTCAAAATCACTTGCACGCCCATTTTCAAAACCTTCGTCCCTGGATGGCTTTCTTCCATATCTGGTCTAATTTTTTAAAGGAGAGGGGGTGGAAACATTCAGTGGATCTGGAAGCCTTCAACATTGCCACCAGCCTTAGGAAGGAGATTATCTTCCTCGAGACCATCGAGGAGCAAATCGCCGGGATGGAAGGTATTCCTCTGGAACGTTTCACCAATTTTTTTAAAAAAATCGACCAATGGGAAGCATGGGCCAAATCCCATGCCCGGCTTTATCTGCAGGGAGACATAGAAGCCATAATGGCCGTAATCAGTGAATTTCCTTCCCGCTGCCCATCTATTGTCGAGAACCGGGATCCGGTCATGTTTGCCAGAATGAAGGGTTTTTTTGAAAAAGGCCAGGTTATTGCTTTTGTAGGAACGTCCCATATTCCGGGAATTAAAAAGAGGTTCCTGGAGGCAGGATATAAAGTTACCCGGCATTACGGGGGATGA
- a CDS encoding radical SAM protein produces MKKGFWKNFFQGSGGKRFAAWQVELTSRCPLRCRMCNRIEYEEFSRRDMLLEDFKRLLPYFQDVEAVVLEGWGESLLHKDLIECIRLAKREGPRVGFVTSGKGLNEAYIAELLQVGVDFMGFSLAGATPQTHNAIRVNSDLHDLLQNIRIFQERKSREKLTHPRLHIVYLLLQENIREVPALISLARDLEIGEVVLINLIHVTNSWQNEQKVFAEKGREGYENILQEAEKKARAGKIKLRCPSLSYREVAVCAEDPLHNLYISVEGEISPCVYLNPPLPSPFKRIFQGREIQMERVNFGNLFHEPLDRIWNDKKYVEFRENWARRKKYFEERVASLWDGDKRRGTDWQTFPDPPVPCQTCYKVEGA; encoded by the coding sequence ATGAAGAAAGGATTCTGGAAAAATTTTTTTCAAGGATCTGGCGGAAAAAGGTTTGCTGCCTGGCAGGTCGAGCTCACTTCAAGATGCCCCCTGCGCTGCAGGATGTGCAATCGGATTGAATATGAAGAATTTTCCCGCAGGGATATGCTCTTAGAGGATTTTAAAAGGCTCCTCCCTTATTTCCAGGATGTAGAAGCCGTGGTTCTGGAAGGATGGGGAGAATCCCTCCTTCATAAAGACCTAATCGAGTGTATCCGCTTGGCCAAGAGAGAAGGTCCCCGGGTAGGTTTTGTGACCAGCGGGAAAGGATTGAATGAAGCCTATATCGCCGAACTTCTCCAGGTTGGGGTTGACTTTATGGGGTTTTCGCTGGCGGGAGCCACTCCTCAGACCCATAATGCCATTCGGGTGAACTCGGACCTTCATGATCTCCTCCAGAACATCCGGATTTTTCAGGAAAGGAAATCCCGGGAAAAACTCACCCATCCCCGATTACACATCGTTTACCTCTTACTGCAGGAGAACATCCGGGAAGTGCCGGCTCTTATATCCCTGGCCCGGGATCTTGAAATTGGAGAGGTAGTCCTGATCAACCTGATTCACGTAACGAATTCCTGGCAGAACGAGCAAAAAGTATTTGCCGAAAAAGGTCGGGAAGGTTACGAGAATATCCTGCAGGAAGCAGAGAAGAAAGCCCGGGCAGGGAAAATCAAATTGCGGTGCCCTTCTCTTTCCTATCGGGAGGTAGCCGTTTGCGCGGAAGATCCTCTCCATAATTTATACATATCTGTCGAGGGAGAAATCTCTCCTTGCGTTTACCTCAATCCGCCTCTCCCTTCCCCCTTTAAAAGAATTTTTCAAGGGAGAGAAATCCAGATGGAAAGAGTGAATTTTGGGAATCTCTTTCACGAGCCTTTGGACAGAATTTGGAATGATAAAAAATACGTGGAATTCAGGGAAAATTGGGCCCGCAGGAAAAAATATTTTGAGGAAAGGGTTGCTTCCCTCTGGGATGGGGACAAACGAAGGGGTACCGACTGGCAAACTTTTCCCGACCCTCCCGTGCCCTGC